One genomic region from Apodemus sylvaticus chromosome 1, mApoSyl1.1, whole genome shotgun sequence encodes:
- the LOC127684890 gene encoding homeobox protein DLX-4-like has translation GPSLYPKFQMPSSAPIETRPQRLQETARNLPFQVYYSPILTPTNPMQSSLSVPERDLHQQEFQGPSRKSGSVVLSEKYGDHQSGPVTSRKVRKERIVYSKKQKHLLQEYFDKCQYPNQDQCVKLAELVGVTARDIKIWFKNSRAKYKRMALQNITEALPETNGSSKPVFESTHFPGSIPLVAAENGEPMCSGTFSEVSIPKL, from the exons ggtccctccttgtatccaaaattccaaatgccttcaagtgcacccatagaaaccagaccccaaaggcttcaagagactgcaaggaacttaccctttcaagtttattacagtcccatattgaccccaacaaatccaatgcaatcaagtctttcagtccctgaaagggacctacatcagcaagagttccaaggaccatcaagaaaatcag gatctgtggtactgtcagagaaatatggtgaccatcaatctggccctgtgacttcaagaaaggtgcggaaggaacgcattgtgtactccaaaaaacaaaagcacctgctgcaagaatattttgataagtgtcagtacccaaaccaggatcaatgtgtgaagctggcagagttagttggtgtgacagcgagggacatcaag atctggtttaagaacagccgagctaagtacaagcggatggctctccagaatattacagaagctttgccagagaccaatggaagttcaaaaccagtttttgaatcaacccactttcctggttccatacctcttgttgctgctgagaatggagagcccatgtgttcaggcacatttagtgaggtttccattcccaaactc